In a single window of the Streptomyces cinnabarinus genome:
- the rpsF gene encoding 30S ribosomal protein S6: MRHYEVMVILDPDLEERAVAPLIENFLSVVREGNGKVEKVDTWGRRRLSYEIKKKPEGIYSVIDLQAEPAVVKELDRQMNLNESVLRTKVLRPETH; the protein is encoded by the coding sequence ATGCGTCACTACGAGGTGATGGTCATCCTCGACCCCGATCTGGAGGAGCGCGCTGTCGCCCCCCTGATCGAGAACTTCCTCTCCGTCGTCCGTGAGGGCAACGGCAAGGTGGAGAAGGTCGACACCTGGGGCCGTCGTCGTCTCTCGTACGAGATCAAGAAGAAGCCTGAGGGCATCTACTCGGTCATCGACCTGCAGGCCGAGCCTGCGGTCGTCAAGGAGCTCGACCGCCAGATGAACCTGAACGAGTCGGTCCTCCGGACCAAGGTCCTCCGCCCCGAGACCCACTGA
- the femX gene encoding peptidoglycan bridge formation glycyltransferase FemX encodes MSLTLRTISREQHLAYIQSLPAASHMQVPAWADVKAEWRSENLGWFDDRTGEMVGAGLVLYRQLPKIKRYLAYLPEGPVINWFAPNLTDWLEPMLAHLKQQGAFSVKMGPPVIIRRWEAPSIKQGIQNPDVKRLRDIEADFIEPRAFEVADKLRRMGWQQGEDGGAGFGDVQPRYVYQVPLANRSLEEVHKNFNQLWRRNIKKAEKAGVEVVQGGYHDLEEWQRLYEITAVRDHFRPRPLGYFQRMWTALNTEDPNRMRLYFARHNGVNLAAATMLVVGGHVWYSYGASDNIGREVRPSNAMQWRMLRDAYALGATVYDLRGISDSLDESDHLFGLIQFKVGTGGQAAEYLGEWDFPLNKLLHKALDIYMSRR; translated from the coding sequence ATGAGCCTGACCCTGAGGACGATCAGTCGCGAGCAGCATCTGGCCTACATCCAGAGCCTGCCTGCGGCTAGCCACATGCAGGTTCCGGCCTGGGCTGACGTCAAGGCGGAGTGGCGCTCCGAGAACCTCGGGTGGTTCGACGACCGGACCGGCGAGATGGTCGGCGCGGGCCTGGTCCTCTACCGGCAGCTGCCGAAGATCAAGCGCTACCTCGCCTATCTGCCCGAGGGCCCGGTGATCAACTGGTTCGCGCCAAATCTGACGGACTGGCTGGAACCGATGCTCGCGCACCTGAAGCAGCAGGGCGCCTTCTCCGTGAAGATGGGCCCGCCGGTGATCATCCGGCGCTGGGAGGCGCCCTCCATCAAGCAGGGCATCCAGAACCCCGATGTGAAGCGGCTGCGTGACATCGAGGCCGACTTCATCGAGCCCCGCGCCTTCGAGGTCGCCGACAAGCTGCGCCGTATGGGCTGGCAGCAGGGCGAGGACGGCGGCGCCGGCTTCGGCGATGTCCAGCCGCGCTACGTCTACCAGGTGCCGCTGGCGAACCGCTCCCTGGAAGAGGTCCACAAGAACTTCAACCAGCTGTGGCGCCGCAACATCAAGAAGGCCGAGAAGGCCGGCGTCGAGGTCGTCCAGGGCGGCTACCACGACCTGGAGGAGTGGCAGCGGCTGTACGAGATCACAGCGGTGCGCGACCACTTCCGGCCCCGCCCGCTGGGCTACTTCCAGCGCATGTGGACGGCCCTCAACACCGAGGACCCCAACCGCATGCGGCTCTACTTCGCCCGGCACAACGGCGTGAACCTGGCCGCCGCGACGATGCTGGTGGTCGGCGGACACGTCTGGTACTCCTACGGCGCCTCCGACAACATCGGCCGTGAGGTCCGGCCCTCGAACGCGATGCAGTGGCGGATGCTGCGCGACGCCTACGCGCTCGGCGCGACCGTCTACGACCTGCGCGGCATCTCCGACTCGCTGGACGAGTCCGACCACCTCTTCGGCCTGATCCAGTTCAAGGTGGGCACGGGCGGCCAGGCCGCCGAGTACCTCGGCGAGTGGGACTTCCCGCTGAACAAGCTGCTCCACAAGGCGCTCGACATCTACATGTCGCGCCGCTGA
- a CDS encoding alanine racemase: protein MALTLYVDTARWRAHHKHVQEQFPGLVPVCKGNGYGFGHERLAEEATRLGSDVLAVGTTYEAARIKDWFGGDLLVLTPYRRGEEPVPLPDRVIRSVSSIDGVYGLVGARVVIEVMSSMKRHGVSEQELSQLHAAIENVRLEGFAIHLPLDRTDGSDAVEEVIGWMDRLRAARLPLHTMFVSHLKAEELARLQQQFPQTRFRARIGTRLWLGDHDATQYSGAVLDVTRVAKGDRFGYRQQKAASDGFLVVVAGGTSHGVGLEAPKALHGVMPRAKGVARAGLATVNRNLSPFVWGGKQRWFAEPPHMQVSILFVPSDAPEPKVGDELVAHLRHTTTQFDRIVDR, encoded by the coding sequence ATGGCGCTCACGCTCTACGTCGACACCGCGCGCTGGCGGGCGCACCACAAGCACGTGCAGGAGCAGTTCCCGGGCCTGGTCCCGGTCTGCAAGGGCAACGGCTACGGCTTCGGGCACGAGCGGCTGGCGGAGGAAGCCACGCGGCTCGGCTCGGACGTCCTCGCCGTGGGCACGACGTACGAGGCCGCGCGCATCAAGGACTGGTTCGGCGGCGACCTGCTGGTCCTGACGCCGTACCGGCGCGGCGAGGAGCCGGTGCCGCTGCCCGACCGGGTCATCCGCTCGGTGTCCTCCATCGATGGCGTGTACGGCCTCGTGGGCGCCCGGGTGGTGATCGAGGTGATGTCCTCGATGAAGCGGCACGGCGTCAGCGAGCAGGAACTGTCGCAGTTGCACGCCGCCATAGAGAACGTCCGGCTGGAGGGCTTCGCCATCCACCTGCCGCTGGACCGCACCGACGGCTCGGACGCCGTCGAGGAGGTCATCGGCTGGATGGACCGGCTGCGCGCGGCGCGGCTGCCGCTGCACACCATGTTCGTCAGCCACCTCAAGGCCGAGGAACTCGCCCGCCTTCAGCAGCAGTTCCCGCAGACCCGCTTCCGCGCCCGCATCGGCACCCGGCTGTGGCTGGGCGACCACGACGCCACGCAGTACAGCGGCGCGGTCCTGGACGTCACTCGCGTCGCCAAGGGCGACCGCTTCGGCTACCGGCAGCAGAAGGCCGCCTCCGACGGCTTCCTGGTCGTCGTGGCGGGCGGAACCTCGCACGGCGTGGGCCTGGAGGCCCCGAAGGCCCTGCACGGCGTCATGCCGCGCGCCAAGGGAGTCGCCCGCGCCGGTCTCGCCACGGTCAACCGGAACCTTTCGCCGTTCGTCTGGGGCGGCAAGCAGCGCTGGTTCGCCGAGCCGCCGCACATGCAGGTCTCCATCCTCTTCGTGCCCTCGGACGCGCCGGAGCCGAAGGTCGGCGACGAACTGGTGGCCCATCTGCGCCACACCACCACGCAGTTCGACCGCATCGTCGACCGCTGA
- a CDS encoding glycosyltransferase family 87 protein, whose protein sequence is MCPMPSAETTQSSVREPDPVRPTKDDEVARSGSELIGGPLGQRALLGTSWWTPVRVIALVTIGMFALGLVQKAPCYNGDWFFGASSQYTHACYSDIPHLYQGRGFADGLVPYFDRLSGDMEYLEYPVLTGVFMEVAAWLTPGSGSIQHQEQWYWMVNAGMLMACAAVIAVCVTRTHARRPWDGLLVALAPAFALTATINWDLLAVALTAAAMLMWSRGRPLAFGVLLGLATAAKLYPVLLLGALLVLCWRAGKWKDFGKALGATAVAWVVVNGPVLLLAFDGWSKFYRFSRERGVDFGSFWLIMAQNSSDPISTDTVNTLATLLMLLCCVGVAALTLTAPRRPRFAQLAFLIVAAFILTNKVYSPQYVLWLVPLAALARPKWRDFLIWQACEVAYFLGIWMYLAYTTSGDAHKGLPTDGYHWAIGVHLLGTLYLCAMIVRDILMPERDPVRRAGDDDPSGGVLDGAPDVFVLGAAAHPPKHAAHFDGPQVEWGGPGPDGRSL, encoded by the coding sequence ATGTGCCCCATGCCCAGTGCAGAGACGACGCAATCGAGCGTGCGCGAGCCGGACCCGGTGCGGCCGACCAAGGACGACGAGGTGGCCCGCAGCGGCAGTGAGCTGATCGGCGGTCCGCTCGGACAGCGGGCCCTGCTGGGGACGTCGTGGTGGACCCCGGTACGGGTCATCGCGCTCGTAACGATCGGCATGTTCGCCCTCGGCCTGGTCCAGAAGGCGCCCTGCTACAACGGCGACTGGTTCTTCGGCGCCAGCTCGCAGTACACGCACGCCTGCTACTCCGACATCCCGCACCTGTACCAGGGGCGCGGTTTCGCCGACGGGCTCGTGCCGTACTTCGACCGGCTCTCCGGCGATATGGAGTATCTGGAGTACCCGGTGCTCACCGGTGTCTTCATGGAGGTCGCCGCCTGGCTCACACCGGGCAGCGGCAGCATCCAGCACCAGGAGCAGTGGTACTGGATGGTCAACGCGGGGATGCTGATGGCCTGCGCGGCCGTCATCGCCGTCTGTGTGACCCGCACGCACGCCCGGCGCCCCTGGGACGGACTGCTGGTGGCGCTGGCACCGGCCTTCGCGCTCACCGCGACCATCAACTGGGACCTGCTGGCCGTCGCCCTGACGGCCGCCGCGATGCTGATGTGGTCGCGGGGCCGTCCGCTCGCCTTCGGCGTCCTCCTGGGGCTCGCCACGGCCGCCAAGCTCTACCCCGTCCTGCTGCTGGGCGCGCTGCTCGTGCTGTGCTGGCGCGCGGGCAAGTGGAAGGACTTCGGCAAGGCGCTGGGCGCTACGGCGGTCGCCTGGGTGGTGGTGAACGGCCCGGTGCTGCTGCTGGCCTTTGACGGCTGGTCGAAGTTCTACCGGTTCAGCCGGGAGCGCGGCGTCGACTTCGGGTCCTTCTGGCTGATCATGGCCCAGAACTCCAGCGACCCGATCAGCACCGACACCGTCAACACGCTGGCCACGCTCCTGATGCTGCTGTGCTGTGTCGGCGTCGCCGCGCTCACGCTGACGGCCCCGCGCCGGCCGCGCTTCGCCCAGCTCGCGTTCCTGATCGTCGCGGCGTTCATCCTCACCAACAAGGTCTATTCGCCGCAGTACGTGCTCTGGCTGGTCCCGCTGGCCGCGCTGGCCCGCCCGAAGTGGCGGGACTTCCTGATCTGGCAGGCCTGCGAGGTGGCGTACTTCCTGGGGATCTGGATGTACCTCGCGTACACGACCAGCGGAGACGCCCACAAGGGGCTGCCGACCGACGGCTACCACTGGGCCATCGGCGTGCATCTGCTGGGCACGCTCTACCTGTGCGCCATGATCGTCCGCGACATCCTCATGCCCGAGCGGGACCCGGTGCGACGGGCGGGCGACGACGATCCGTCGGGCGGTGTGCTCGACGGGGCACCGGACGTCTTCGTGCTCGGCGCCGCGGCCCATCCGCCCAAGCACGCGGCGCACTTCGACGGGCCGCAGGTGGAGTGGGGCGGTCCGGGGCCGGACGGGCGTTCGCTCTGA
- a CDS encoding transglycosylase domain-containing protein → MSEHRRKPPQPQGGGRAAARRGQSGPSSGRRAAPRGATGSPADAYGTSSHGAESYGRGGDERLPGGRAEARRAAQRATGGGRRRAPEPGRRGPGGPSGPGRGRGRAAVPDRKRFIDYPRVGKDGWRRWVPSWKLMSGLCLSFLGSLVAIAGIGYAMVGIPVVADTAEAQNNVFYWSDGTEMVATGGEINRQIVNLDQIPADMRNAVISQENKTFYEDSGIDPKGIARAVFNMARGGETQGGSTITQQYVKNAMLDDQSQTISRKFQEIFVSVKVGASVSKDEIMAGYLNSAYYGRGAYGIQAASRAYFNKDSVDLSTGQCAFLAAMLKGATYYDPAGATSVDPAATADANSRRAKIQMQDTLDKMVEYGHLSATDRAKFQELPATQNPRANTALSGQVGYLVDLAKANVINNTNITADDLQQGGYSIYTTFDKKKVKALEAAVKKVEKANIDPKKRPKTDKHVQFGGASVDPATGAIRAIYGGTDATTHFTNNADVTGAQVGSTFKPFVLAAAMKWGVRDPELGETQAQDERTKVSPKSLYSGENDLKIEEYDGNVWQDDKGKEWLQANDGDESLGDPPNYQVDLRTAMQFSANSAFVQLGMDVGLDKVKEAAVDAGILESSLTGTTFPSFSIGISEPSAIRMAGSYATFAASGKQRDPYSVTEVKSKDGTIYKHEDETEQAFTAQVADNVTDVLKTVVEKGTGTNAQLSGREVAGKTGTTDGNKSAWFVGYTPQLSTAISMFRYPDDETIKNRKFLEMYGTGDQTSIHGASFPSEIWHDYMEQALKGQPAKGFPVPEPIGEVINDVPSPTPTPTASETEEASPTPTPTPTRTKPNPKPTESEPECDFFGCEETTGGTDNGGTDGGVTPSPTPTDTSGTTNGNGNGNGGLFGGGDSTG, encoded by the coding sequence ATGAGCGAGCACCGTCGCAAACCGCCGCAGCCGCAGGGAGGCGGACGTGCCGCGGCCCGACGCGGCCAGTCCGGCCCGTCCTCCGGCCGCCGCGCGGCACCGCGAGGCGCCACCGGGTCACCCGCCGATGCCTACGGGACGAGCTCCCACGGGGCGGAGTCGTACGGCCGGGGTGGTGACGAGCGGCTGCCCGGCGGTCGCGCCGAAGCCCGCCGCGCGGCCCAGAGGGCGACCGGAGGCGGTCGCCGCAGAGCGCCCGAGCCGGGCCGACGGGGCCCGGGAGGACCGAGCGGTCCCGGCCGGGGCCGGGGCAGGGCCGCGGTTCCCGACAGGAAGCGGTTCATCGACTATCCGCGCGTGGGCAAGGACGGCTGGCGTCGCTGGGTGCCGTCCTGGAAGCTCATGTCCGGTCTGTGCCTCAGCTTCCTGGGCAGCCTGGTGGCCATCGCGGGCATCGGCTACGCGATGGTGGGCATCCCCGTCGTGGCCGACACCGCCGAGGCGCAGAACAACGTCTTCTACTGGTCCGACGGCACCGAGATGGTCGCCACGGGTGGCGAGATCAACCGCCAGATCGTGAACCTCGACCAGATCCCCGCGGACATGCGCAACGCGGTGATCTCGCAGGAGAACAAGACCTTCTACGAGGACAGCGGCATCGACCCCAAGGGCATCGCCCGAGCCGTGTTCAACATGGCCCGGGGCGGTGAGACGCAGGGTGGCTCCACGATCACGCAGCAGTACGTCAAGAACGCGATGCTGGACGACCAGTCCCAGACGATCTCCCGCAAGTTCCAGGAGATCTTCGTGTCGGTCAAGGTGGGCGCCAGCGTCTCCAAGGACGAGATCATGGCGGGCTATCTGAACTCCGCCTACTACGGCCGCGGCGCCTACGGCATCCAGGCCGCCTCACGGGCGTACTTCAACAAGGACTCGGTCGACCTGAGCACGGGGCAGTGCGCTTTCCTCGCCGCCATGCTCAAGGGCGCCACCTATTACGACCCGGCGGGCGCGACGTCCGTCGACCCGGCCGCGACCGCTGATGCCAACAGCCGCCGGGCCAAGATCCAGATGCAGGACACCCTGGACAAGATGGTCGAGTACGGCCACCTCAGCGCGACCGACCGGGCGAAGTTCCAGGAGCTGCCCGCGACCCAGAACCCCCGCGCCAACACCGCGCTGAGCGGGCAGGTCGGCTATCTCGTCGACCTCGCCAAGGCGAACGTCATCAACAACACGAACATCACCGCGGACGATCTCCAGCAGGGCGGCTACTCGATCTACACGACCTTCGACAAGAAGAAGGTCAAGGCGCTCGAAGCCGCCGTCAAGAAGGTCGAGAAGGCGAACATCGACCCCAAGAAGCGCCCGAAGACGGACAAGCACGTCCAGTTCGGCGGTGCTTCGGTGGACCCGGCGACGGGCGCCATCAGGGCGATCTACGGCGGTACGGACGCGACCACGCACTTCACCAACAACGCCGATGTCACCGGCGCCCAGGTGGGTTCGACGTTCAAGCCGTTCGTCCTCGCGGCCGCCATGAAGTGGGGCGTCCGGGATCCCGAGCTGGGCGAGACGCAGGCACAGGACGAGCGGACCAAGGTGTCCCCGAAGAGCCTGTACAGCGGTGAGAACGACCTCAAGATCGAGGAGTACGACGGCAACGTCTGGCAGGACGACAAGGGCAAGGAGTGGCTCCAGGCCAACGACGGTGACGAGTCGCTCGGTGATCCGCCGAACTACCAGGTCGACCTGCGCACCGCGATGCAGTTCTCGGCGAACTCCGCCTTCGTGCAGCTCGGCATGGACGTCGGTCTGGACAAAGTGAAGGAGGCAGCGGTCGACGCGGGCATCCTGGAGAGCAGCCTGACCGGAACCACGTTCCCGTCCTTCTCCATCGGCATCTCCGAGCCCAGTGCGATCCGCATGGCGGGCTCGTACGCCACCTTCGCGGCCAGCGGCAAGCAGCGTGATCCGTACTCCGTGACCGAGGTCAAGTCCAAGGACGGCACGATCTACAAGCACGAGGACGAGACGGAGCAGGCCTTCACCGCTCAGGTGGCCGACAACGTCACCGACGTGCTGAAGACCGTGGTCGAGAAGGGTACGGGTACGAACGCCCAGCTGAGCGGTCGTGAGGTGGCTGGCAAGACCGGTACGACCGACGGCAACAAGTCGGCCTGGTTCGTCGGGTACACCCCGCAGCTGTCGACCGCGATCAGCATGTTCCGGTACCCCGATGACGAGACCATCAAGAACCGTAAGTTCCTGGAGATGTACGGCACGGGTGACCAGACGTCGATCCACGGTGCCTCGTTCCCGTCCGAGATCTGGCACGACTACATGGAGCAGGCGCTGAAGGGGCAGCCGGCGAAGGGATTCCCGGTCCCGGAGCCCATCGGCGAGGTCATCAACGATGTCCCGTCCCCGACGCCGACTCCCACGGCCAGCGAGACGGAGGAGGCCAGCCCGACTCCGACCCCGACGCCGACCAGGACCAAGCCCAATCCGAAGCCTACGGAGTCCGAGCCGGAGTGTGACTTCTTCGGCTGCGAGGAGACCACCGGCGGGACCGACAACGGCGGTACGGACGGGGGCGTGACACCATCGCCCACGCCCACGGATACCTCGGGTACCACCAACGGCAACGGCAACGGCAACGGAGGCCTCTTCGGAGGCGGGGACTCGACCGGCTAG
- a CDS encoding PadR family transcriptional regulator, producing MSRRSGILEFAVLGLLRESPMHGYELRKRLNTSLGVFRAFSYGTLYPCLKTLVANGWLIEEPGNAPEDALAASLAGRRAKIVYRLTAEGKEHFEDLLSQTGPDAYEDEHFAARFAFFGQTSRDVRMRVLEGRRSRLEERLEKMRASLARTRERLDDYTLELQRHGMESVEREVRWLNELIESERAGRDLKGSATGGPAQQDTTFGATGGLPRPGDDPGTDTPDDTAT from the coding sequence ATGAGCCGGCGTTCCGGGATCCTTGAGTTCGCCGTACTCGGCCTGCTCCGCGAATCTCCGATGCACGGCTACGAGCTGCGCAAACGACTCAATACGTCACTGGGAGTGTTCCGTGCGTTCAGCTACGGAACCCTCTATCCCTGCCTCAAGACGCTGGTCGCCAACGGCTGGTTGATCGAAGAGCCGGGGAACGCACCCGAGGACGCCCTCGCAGCGTCCCTCGCCGGCCGCCGCGCCAAGATCGTCTACCGGTTGACGGCGGAAGGTAAGGAGCACTTCGAGGACCTGCTCTCCCAGACCGGGCCCGACGCGTACGAGGACGAGCACTTCGCCGCCCGGTTCGCCTTCTTCGGACAGACCTCGCGCGATGTCCGCATGCGCGTGCTGGAGGGCCGCCGCAGCCGCTTGGAGGAGCGGCTGGAGAAGATGCGCGCCTCGCTGGCGCGCACCCGGGAGCGCCTCGACGACTACACGCTTGAGCTCCAGCGCCACGGGATGGAGTCCGTGGAGCGCGAAGTGCGCTGGCTGAACGAGCTCATCGAGAGCGAGCGGGCCGGGAGGGACCTCAAGGGGTCCGCCACCGGGGGGCCCGCTCAACAGGACACCACATTTGGAGCGACGGGCGGTCTGCCCCGTCCCGGGGACGACCCCGGGACGGATACGCCCGACGACACCGCCACGTGA
- a CDS encoding inositol-3-phosphate synthase gives MGSVRVAIVGVGNCAASLVQGVEYYKDADPASKVPGLMHVQFGEYHVGDVEFVAAFDVDSKKVGLDLADAIGASENNTIKICDVPNSGVTVQRGHTLDGLGKYYRQTIEESAEEPVDVVQILKDKQVDVLVCYLPVGSEDAAKFYAQCAIDAKVAFVNALPVFIAGTKEWADKFTEAGVPIVGDDIKSQVGATITHRVMAKLFEDRGVRLERTMQLNVGGNMDFKNMLERDRLESKKISKTQAVTSQIPDRDLGEKNVHIGPSDYVAWLDDRKWAYVRLEGRAFGDVPLNLEYKLEVWDSPNSAGVIIDALRAAKIAKDRGIGGPILSASSYFMKSPPVQYFDDEALDNVEKFIKGEVER, from the coding sequence ATGGGTTCGGTTCGCGTAGCCATCGTTGGCGTGGGCAACTGCGCCGCGTCGCTGGTGCAGGGCGTCGAGTACTACAAGGACGCCGACCCGGCGTCCAAGGTCCCGGGCCTGATGCACGTCCAGTTCGGCGAGTACCACGTCGGTGACGTGGAGTTCGTCGCGGCCTTCGACGTCGACTCGAAGAAGGTCGGCCTCGACCTCGCGGACGCCATCGGCGCCTCCGAGAACAACACCATCAAGATCTGCGACGTGCCGAACTCCGGCGTGACGGTCCAGCGCGGCCACACCCTCGACGGTCTCGGCAAGTACTACCGCCAGACCATCGAGGAGTCCGCCGAGGAGCCGGTCGACGTCGTCCAGATCCTCAAGGACAAGCAGGTCGACGTTCTCGTCTGCTACCTGCCCGTCGGCTCCGAGGACGCGGCGAAGTTCTACGCCCAGTGCGCCATCGACGCCAAGGTCGCCTTCGTCAACGCCCTCCCGGTCTTCATCGCCGGCACCAAGGAGTGGGCGGACAAGTTCACCGAGGCGGGCGTCCCGATCGTCGGTGACGACATCAAGTCGCAGGTCGGCGCCACCATCACGCACCGCGTCATGGCGAAGCTGTTCGAGGACCGTGGTGTGCGCCTGGAGCGCACCATGCAGCTGAACGTCGGCGGCAACATGGACTTCAAGAACATGCTCGAGCGGGACCGCCTCGAGTCCAAGAAGATCTCCAAGACGCAGGCCGTCACCTCGCAGATCCCCGACCGGGACCTGGGCGAGAAGAACGTCCACATCGGCCCGTCCGACTACGTCGCGTGGCTCGACGACCGCAAGTGGGCCTACGTCCGCCTGGAGGGCCGCGCGTTCGGCGACGTCCCGCTGAACCTGGAGTACAAGCTCGAGGTCTGGGACTCCCCGAACTCCGCGGGTGTCATCATCGACGCCCTGCGCGCCGCGAAGATCGCCAAGGACCGCGGCATCGGCGGCCCGATCCTGTCGGCGTCCTCGTACTTCATGAAGTCCCCGCCGGTGCAGTACTTCGACGACGAGGCCCTCGACAACGTCGAGAAGTTCATCAAGGGCGAGGTCGAGCGCTAA
- a CDS encoding MFS transporter, protein MSVARDLRVLLRFGNFRRLLALRLLSQGADGVYQVALATYVVFSPEKQTSAAAIASAMAVLLLPYSLVGPFAGVLLDRWERRQVFLYGSLLRALLAAVTAVLILSPTPDWLFYVSALCVTAVNRFILSGLSAALPRVVDEERLVMANSLSPTAGTLAATVGGGLAFVVRLLVSDSDAAVVLVGAALYLCAALASLRMSRDLLGPDRELVRPELRTALAGTARDLVAGVRHLAAPPRREAAWALGAMTLMRFCYGALLVMLLMLCRYTFSTTTDDGLALLGLALAISGAGFFTAAVLTPWAAQRLGPGRWIVVCAGTAAVLEPALGLPFATAPMLAAAFVLGLTTQGAKIATDTVVQSSVEDGYRGRVFSLYDVLFNVAFVGAAGVAALILPPDGRSAPLVVTVAVIYGAVAVAMARFERR, encoded by the coding sequence ATGTCCGTCGCCCGCGACCTGCGTGTCCTGCTGCGCTTCGGTAACTTCAGGCGTCTGCTCGCGCTCCGGCTGCTCTCCCAGGGCGCCGACGGCGTCTATCAGGTCGCGCTCGCCACCTACGTCGTCTTCTCCCCCGAGAAACAGACCTCGGCCGCCGCGATCGCCTCCGCGATGGCGGTCCTGCTCCTGCCGTACTCCCTCGTCGGCCCCTTCGCCGGAGTCCTCCTGGACCGCTGGGAACGCCGCCAGGTCTTCCTCTACGGCAGCCTCCTGCGCGCCCTGCTGGCGGCGGTGACAGCGGTGCTGATCCTCAGCCCCACCCCGGACTGGCTCTTCTACGTCTCCGCCCTGTGCGTCACCGCCGTCAACCGCTTCATCCTCTCCGGCCTCTCCGCCGCCCTTCCCCGCGTCGTCGACGAAGAGCGCCTGGTGATGGCCAACTCCCTGTCCCCGACGGCCGGAACGCTCGCCGCGACCGTGGGCGGCGGCCTCGCCTTCGTCGTACGGCTGCTGGTGTCGGACTCCGACGCGGCCGTCGTGCTGGTCGGCGCGGCCCTGTATCTGTGCGCGGCGCTCGCGTCCCTGCGCATGTCACGGGATCTGCTGGGCCCCGACCGGGAGTTGGTACGGCCCGAACTGCGCACCGCCCTCGCCGGCACCGCGCGCGATCTGGTGGCGGGGGTACGCCATCTGGCCGCACCGCCACGCCGGGAGGCGGCCTGGGCGCTCGGCGCGATGACCCTGATGCGCTTCTGCTACGGCGCCCTGCTGGTCATGCTGCTGATGCTGTGCCGGTACACCTTCTCCACCACCACGGACGACGGACTGGCGCTGCTGGGCCTGGCGTTGGCCATCTCCGGCGCGGGCTTCTTCACGGCGGCCGTGCTGACGCCGTGGGCGGCACAGCGGCTCGGGCCCGGCCGCTGGATCGTCGTGTGCGCCGGGACCGCGGCGGTGCTGGAACCCGCGCTGGGGCTGCCGTTCGCCACCGCGCCCATGCTCGCCGCGGCGTTCGTCCTCGGACTCACCACCCAGGGCGCGAAAATCGCCACGGACACCGTCGTCCAGTCCTCGGTGGAGGACGGCTACCGCGGCCGCGTCTTCTCCCTGTACGACGTCCTGTTCAACGTCGCTTTCGTCGGCGCGGCCGGAGTTGCCGCCCTGATACTGCCTCCTGACGGCCGTTCGGCACCGCTGGTGGTAACAGTCGCCGTTATCTACGGAGCGGTTGCGGTGGCTATGGCCCGCTTTGAGCGCCGATAA
- a CDS encoding LppU/SCO3897 family protein — MSTPPQGQNPFAQGQNPYAQPQGQAPQQPGFPQQGAAPYAPVPPEQPRRKLSFKTIKNIVIGVAVVSVIVGGYIASRDDANTAKVGDCMSISDPDSTTDPGLEVVDCSDSKAKYKVAEKKDGTIEGCDRTKYSEYTETGGSDEFTLCLADYTPK; from the coding sequence GTGTCCACTCCGCCCCAGGGCCAGAACCCGTTCGCTCAGGGTCAGAACCCGTACGCCCAGCCCCAGGGCCAGGCTCCGCAGCAGCCGGGCTTCCCGCAGCAGGGCGCGGCCCCGTACGCCCCGGTCCCGCCGGAGCAGCCCCGCCGCAAGCTCAGCTTCAAGACGATCAAGAACATCGTCATCGGCGTCGCCGTTGTCTCCGTGATCGTCGGTGGCTACATAGCGAGCCGCGACGACGCCAACACGGCGAAGGTCGGAGACTGCATGAGCATCTCGGACCCGGACAGCACGACCGACCCGGGCCTGGAGGTCGTGGACTGCAGCGACTCCAAGGCCAAGTACAAGGTCGCGGAGAAGAAGGACGGCACCATCGAGGGCTGCGACCGCACCAAGTACTCGGAGTACACCGAGACCGGCGGCAGCGACGAGTTCACGCTCTGCCTGGCGGACTACACCCCGAAGTAG